The following proteins are co-located in the Myxocyprinus asiaticus isolate MX2 ecotype Aquarium Trade chromosome 44, UBuf_Myxa_2, whole genome shotgun sequence genome:
- the gdap1 gene encoding ganglioside-induced differentiation-associated protein 1 isoform X1, producing the protein MAMENIGESQDEKKIIIKKDAESEYSGEVVESTNNKESKLILYHWTQSFSSQKVRLAIAEKGLRCEEYDVSLPLSEHNEPWFMRLNPSGEVPVLVHNDNVICDLTQIMDYLEYNFCDEHTPKLIPEEGSIYYHRVQHYRELLDSLQMDAYTHGCILHPEITIDSHIPAYATTHIRTQIKNTESELKKLAAENPELKDAYIAKQRRLKSKLFDHDNMKYLKKLLDELENVLDQVETELQRRVEETPEEGSQQAWLCGEFFSIADVSLAVTIHRLKFLGLSRRYWGNGIRVNLETYYERVLNRPTFRRVLGQVNNILISAVLPTAFRVAKKKAPTFVGTTLLIGLLGGATYLAFHYFKKRLLVA; encoded by the exons ATGGCGATGGAAAACATCGGTGAATCACAGGATGAGAAGAAAATCATTATTAAGAAGGATGCAGAGTCAGAATACAGTGGCGAGGTTGTCGAGAGCACAAATAACAAAGAATCCAAACTGATATTGTACCACTGGACGCAGTCATTCAGCTCTCAGAAG GTGAGACTGGCAATAGCAGAGAAAGGCCTTCGGTGTGAAGAATATGATGTGAGTCTGCCTCTGAGTGAACATAATGAACCCTGGTTCATGCGTCTAAACCCCTCTGGAGAGGTTCCTGTACTGGTTCACAATGACAATGTAATCTGTGACCTCACACAGATCATGGACTATTTGGAGTACAACTTCTGTGATG AGCACACTCCCAAGCTGATCCCAGAGGAGGGGAGCATTTATTATCATAGAGTGCAGCATTATCGGGAGCTGCTGGACTCCCTGCAGATGGATGCCTACACCCATGGGTGCATCCTCCATCCAGAGATCACCATAGACTCCCACATCCCTGCTTACGCCACTACACATATACGTA CACAGATCAAAAACACAGAGTCTGAGCTTAAGAAGCTAGCAGCAGAGAATCCTGAACTTAAAGACGCTTACATTGCAAAACAGAGACGCTTGAAA AGTAAGCTGTTTGACCATGATAACATGAAGTATTTGAAGAAACTCCTGGATGAACTAGAGAATGTTCTGGATCAAGTGGAGACAGAGCTGCAGAGGAGGGTTGAGGAGACACCAG AAGAGGGCAGTCAGCAGGCTTGGCTCTGTGGAGAGTTCTTCAGCATTGCCGATGTCTCCCTCGCTGTCACCATTCACCGGCTCAAGTTCCTGGGCCTGTCCCGTCGGTACTGGGGAAATGGGATCCGGGTCAACCTGGAGACATATTATGAGCGTGTCCTGAATCGGCCCACCTTCCGCAGAGTGCTCGGACAAGTCAATAACATCCTTATATCCGCTGTGCTACCCACTGCATTCAGGGTGGCAAAGAAAAAAGCACCAACCTTTGTAGGTACCACTTTGTTGATTGGATTGCTAGGGGGCGCCACTTACTTGGCTTTCCATTATTTCAAAAAGAGACTTCTTGTGGCATGA
- the gdap1 gene encoding ganglioside-induced differentiation-associated protein 1 isoform X2, which yields MAMENIGESQDEKKIIIKKDAESEYSGEVVESTNNKESKLILYHWTQSFSSQKVRLAIAEKGLRCEEYDVSLPLSEHNEPWFMRLNPSGEVPVLVHNDNVICDLTQIMDYLEYNFCDAQIKNTESELKKLAAENPELKDAYIAKQRRLKSKLFDHDNMKYLKKLLDELENVLDQVETELQRRVEETPEEGSQQAWLCGEFFSIADVSLAVTIHRLKFLGLSRRYWGNGIRVNLETYYERVLNRPTFRRVLGQVNNILISAVLPTAFRVAKKKAPTFVGTTLLIGLLGGATYLAFHYFKKRLLVA from the exons ATGGCGATGGAAAACATCGGTGAATCACAGGATGAGAAGAAAATCATTATTAAGAAGGATGCAGAGTCAGAATACAGTGGCGAGGTTGTCGAGAGCACAAATAACAAAGAATCCAAACTGATATTGTACCACTGGACGCAGTCATTCAGCTCTCAGAAG GTGAGACTGGCAATAGCAGAGAAAGGCCTTCGGTGTGAAGAATATGATGTGAGTCTGCCTCTGAGTGAACATAATGAACCCTGGTTCATGCGTCTAAACCCCTCTGGAGAGGTTCCTGTACTGGTTCACAATGACAATGTAATCTGTGACCTCACACAGATCATGGACTATTTGGAGTACAACTTCTGTGATG CACAGATCAAAAACACAGAGTCTGAGCTTAAGAAGCTAGCAGCAGAGAATCCTGAACTTAAAGACGCTTACATTGCAAAACAGAGACGCTTGAAA AGTAAGCTGTTTGACCATGATAACATGAAGTATTTGAAGAAACTCCTGGATGAACTAGAGAATGTTCTGGATCAAGTGGAGACAGAGCTGCAGAGGAGGGTTGAGGAGACACCAG AAGAGGGCAGTCAGCAGGCTTGGCTCTGTGGAGAGTTCTTCAGCATTGCCGATGTCTCCCTCGCTGTCACCATTCACCGGCTCAAGTTCCTGGGCCTGTCCCGTCGGTACTGGGGAAATGGGATCCGGGTCAACCTGGAGACATATTATGAGCGTGTCCTGAATCGGCCCACCTTCCGCAGAGTGCTCGGACAAGTCAATAACATCCTTATATCCGCTGTGCTACCCACTGCATTCAGGGTGGCAAAGAAAAAAGCACCAACCTTTGTAGGTACCACTTTGTTGATTGGATTGCTAGGGGGCGCCACTTACTTGGCTTTCCATTATTTCAAAAAGAGACTTCTTGTGGCATGA
- the gdap1 gene encoding ganglioside-induced differentiation-associated protein 1 isoform X3, whose translation MEEHTPKLIPEEGSIYYHRVQHYRELLDSLQMDAYTHGCILHPEITIDSHIPAYATTHIRTQIKNTESELKKLAAENPELKDAYIAKQRRLKSKLFDHDNMKYLKKLLDELENVLDQVETELQRRVEETPEEGSQQAWLCGEFFSIADVSLAVTIHRLKFLGLSRRYWGNGIRVNLETYYERVLNRPTFRRVLGQVNNILISAVLPTAFRVAKKKAPTFVGTTLLIGLLGGATYLAFHYFKKRLLVA comes from the exons ATGGAAG AGCACACTCCCAAGCTGATCCCAGAGGAGGGGAGCATTTATTATCATAGAGTGCAGCATTATCGGGAGCTGCTGGACTCCCTGCAGATGGATGCCTACACCCATGGGTGCATCCTCCATCCAGAGATCACCATAGACTCCCACATCCCTGCTTACGCCACTACACATATACGTA CACAGATCAAAAACACAGAGTCTGAGCTTAAGAAGCTAGCAGCAGAGAATCCTGAACTTAAAGACGCTTACATTGCAAAACAGAGACGCTTGAAA AGTAAGCTGTTTGACCATGATAACATGAAGTATTTGAAGAAACTCCTGGATGAACTAGAGAATGTTCTGGATCAAGTGGAGACAGAGCTGCAGAGGAGGGTTGAGGAGACACCAG AAGAGGGCAGTCAGCAGGCTTGGCTCTGTGGAGAGTTCTTCAGCATTGCCGATGTCTCCCTCGCTGTCACCATTCACCGGCTCAAGTTCCTGGGCCTGTCCCGTCGGTACTGGGGAAATGGGATCCGGGTCAACCTGGAGACATATTATGAGCGTGTCCTGAATCGGCCCACCTTCCGCAGAGTGCTCGGACAAGTCAATAACATCCTTATATCCGCTGTGCTACCCACTGCATTCAGGGTGGCAAAGAAAAAAGCACCAACCTTTGTAGGTACCACTTTGTTGATTGGATTGCTAGGGGGCGCCACTTACTTGGCTTTCCATTATTTCAAAAAGAGACTTCTTGTGGCATGA